CCGAGTCCATTAATCCCAATCATTTTCAACCCATATGTCACAACATGAGAGGATGATCCCTCTAGCACCGCACGACACGGAAGCAATGGAAACCGTAGTTCCCAAGCAGTTGCCTCCAACCCTGAGCCCCACCGCCGTCGAAGAATCCATTTGGTTGCCTCCCATCAGCGCTGCCGAAAGAGGGAAACACGGGCTTGGTCCATCTATCCCAAATCCGGGCCGATAGCCCCCTCCCAAGGCCGCTGGTGGCGAGAAGCGCGAGCCCTGCCCTCCGAAAGCAAAGGCAATGTCGGAGCCTACCGACGCCCAAAACCAGCGTCCCCAGCCAGCCTCCGACGAGGGAAGAGGGGGCCGCTGCCTTGGTCGAGAGGGTCCCCTTCTAGTCACCTGTGGAATCGCGAGGGCAGAGTGTATGGAAAACACACACCCTCTGTCTCCAAGTTTGAGAGGGAGTGGAGTTGACTGATGCATCCATGCGTTGATGCATGGGTGCATGACCAAGATATCGCCATATCCATCTCATTCCATCAATTCTGAAACCTGAAAGAATACTCATGTGAGCAATAATACGTGCGCACATCGATCCCAACGGCACAAACTCGGCGTAAAAATAGCTGCTAATTAGCCGGGGATGGGTACGTATATTGATTGCATTGCCTTAGCCGGAGCGGAGATTTAGATGAGATTAGAGATAGATAAAGTGACGGCCTAATTATAGGGAGGGAcgccttccttccttccttccttccttcttctTCACACCCGGCCACGACGTACGCGCGCCTCATTCCATTCTCTCCTCTAATTCTAATCTAATTTCAGAAACACCAAGAAATAATGCCAAGAAGCACGGACCGCCGCGCAATGCCCGGCTGCTTCCCCGCCGTCGTCAGCGGCCGGAGGCCCCCCAGGTCACCGCCGTCGGGCCTCCTTAACCTTACCTACGACGACggctccacctccacctccgtctccgtctcgccgccctcctccgcctccacctcctccccggCCTTCCTCGACGAGGTCgaccccgacgacgccgacgcgCAGGCCGACCTCTCCTCCGCCATCGCGTCCCGCCGCCTCTCCCTCGCGCCCCCCGGCCGCTCCAACTCCATCGTCGACTCCTCCTCCCCCGAGCACGCCGCCGCTCCCAGCTGCCACGGCGGCACCACGTGCAGCGAGATCCCGTCGCAGGAGGCGGTGCGGAGCGTGACGCTGTCCACGGACGCTCCCCGCGCCGAGTTCCTCAAGTCCATGCTGGAGATGGCGGAGGCGCTGGGGCTGGACCCGCGCCGCGGCGCCGACCGCGCGCGCATGCACGACCTCCTCCTGTGGTACATCGCCATCAACGACAGCGAGACGCTCAGGGACATACTCGGCGCATTCACCGAGCTCCTCTGCATCCTCAACGGCAACACcaccggcgacggcgacggcgacagcAGACAGAGCGACGCATAGGTAGAAAGAAGAATCAAACGGACGGACAGACAGATAGATGCATGGCACGCGCGCGAGAGGCGTACGTACGTTAGGCATGCATGCATGAAACAGGAGAGGAGATGATCATATCTAGAAGCAGCAAGGATTAGAAAGTTCGTTATTACGTGTAACAGCATACCGTTTTTTCAGTTAGTGTAAAGAAAGAAAAACTTGTAGTAATATATACCTCAATGTTCTTTTTCTTAACACAGTACTAACGCAGACGCTCACATACAGGCACATACATTCAACCCTATGAACGCACAAACACACACTCTTTCATTATGAGTGTTGGAATATATTGCCCGCCGCTCTCCATCAGTCAGACTTTTGGATGAGTTGACTGAACCATGAATTCAATATTGTATCCGAGTCaggaggtcttgagttcaagattCTGCCCCAACGCGGTATAAAAATAAGATTCCGCGGCCTGTATAAATCCCATGCCTAAGGACTTCGGTTCGAACTTTTGAATGAGTTGTCTAGAGCATGAATTCAATAATGAGCACCTTCAAGATACTGAGCCAACACATTATCTTACAGTGGTCTTCGTAGCTGTGCCCGGTGGCGGTGGTGATGATACGAGTTGCTTTGCCAGGCGAGGTCGTCATCTGGCCGTCCTCTCCCCGCAACATATTGTTCTAGCTCATAccggcgagggggggggggggggggggcgttctTTTGCTTATCGACGGGCGGGGTGTCCTACAATCTAGGCGGAGACGGATGTCCGGACAAGGGTGTTAACCTATTGGAAGTTGACGGCGCGTGGTCTTCTTTCGGTGGTAGGCTGCTCCATTATCGTGGTCGCATCGATGGCGACCTGGAGCTGCCAAGGTCCTCGATGTCCTAGCATGTTCTAGGTGTAGTCCGGGCCTATTAATTGTTCGGTAGCTTGTATCCTTTTGTTGCCTATCTCTTCTTCTTGTTTTTTGTTGTATCGGTGGTAGTATGGCTCGGCTGTTGCTTTCTACTCTaaagggggtggggggggggggggggtgtggacCCTTTCTCGCCATACACCTTCTAGTTGAGATCACACACACATGGTCAAGCAATTGCTAAGGAATCACCTCCCACCAGAGACGGAGGAGTTCAAGAGGCATGGCCCAGGTAATGGGTTGTGCCCCCTATGTGGGGTTCCAGAATCAATGGTAAAATCAATGTGTCTTATTGCTAAAAAAATGTCAGCGCGTGCTGCGTTAATTAATTAAGTAACTAATAATGTTTTCTATTtcctctgtaaataaatataagagcgtttagatcactactctagtgttctaaacgctcttatatttctttacggagggagtactaagtGAGAGACAAATTAACTTGCTTCTCTTCCTTGTAGTTGTGTAGTAGTATTAATTTGACCAAGAACGCAAAACAGAcacctagctagctagctagattGTTGACtttatatatatgtgtgtgtggaTTTGACCTGGCAGTTCTGTTTTGGATTTTGAatccgtccgtccgtccgtcgGTGTAATGATTCATTTGACGTACGTAGGATTGACACATGACCCCGTTGCCTGAGCTGCCGCCGTTGGAGTTGGAGTGTGCAACTCCTCCTATCCTACTATTAGAAAGAGAGAAAAATGGATAGATGGAATAAGACCTCCCTTGACTATGTAGTTACTCGGTTTGACCACAGCAGATGTACGACTTGGACTGGTAATAGAAAGATTCTCAATCGGTGTGCAAAGCCATACTGCATTCGTGCAAGTGGGGGAGCTTCATATACCCCGTCCAACTTCAACTTCAACTTCAACTCGCACTGCATCCATCAACACTACACTAAAATATTATATGTGCATCTATGCCAACAAAAATATGTGGAAGGAATAGTCAGTCTCAATTCATCATGATTGCATGGTTCATGTCCCAAAATTAGTTACTCACTCATATCCATATTAATTGTCCTGATTTATTACAAAACTAATATTATGTGAACAAACATGAAACAAAACAAATCTAGGTCAATACAAACACACAGGGAGAGATATATAGACATAGTAGTACTGTAAGTAGTAGTATCGCTTCTTCCAATCTCAAATATATTGGGAGTTAGAAATAGGTTagtcgcaaaaaaaaagagatgGTTGATGCCGATATATATGTTCGGTGGGGTACCTTGTTGATCATTGTTTTGAAGTTTTCTTTTACTCCATCATGGCACCCAAGTTCTGCGACTTGATGCCACCAGGCTCGTGCGCGccattattttattttatgtatGTATAGTCCTGAAAGCGATAGGCGTGTCAACAAGTATGGATTGGTCAATCGGGAAAGGTTGGTTAACTAGAGTGAGTGACAGAGAGAGGTTGGTCAAGCGGGAAAATGGACGATCAAATCAAAGAAAACAATTTTATTTTTGCGAGAGAGACCTGCCATGCATTTTCCCACTACGGCGCGCACCTTTATCCTTTGCTTTCATTTTTGTTTGAGATTGGGAGTTAGAAATAGGGTAGGTTTACGACTTGCCCTCTACTTCACCCCTCTCTCTCCTTCATATTGTATACTCGTACGATGAGCAGATTATAATACAACAATAAAACAATAGAAATATTTAGAATCCTACAATTTTTACAGCAATTGGCCTTGAGAGCAGAGCTATACTATTAGCCCAATCCAAAACTTAGAGGGGGAAAGTCAAGTAAACGTAGCAGTACATCTCTGATGAACCTAAGAAATAGAGCATTGCTAGCTTGCTAGCCGAAATTTGCACAAATAATATGTACTTCCTCTGGTTGGCTAAATAAATACTTCCTCTGTCACAAAATGCAAAACATTTTTTGACAGTAACCGTCTGTCTTAAGATGTAGTTTTTTTATGACATATGTAGTAGTAGAGTAGTAATTCGGACTTTGCACGTCAGAATTCAAAAGATTGAGAGCGACCCAGTGCTTTCCTTTCACTGCTGCGAGTTGGAAAAATCTGACACGATGCACAGTCATGTATACTAGAGTATGTACTCTCTCTTTTCCAAAATGTAAAACGGGTTTTTTGACAGCGAGTTGTGAAGCGAGAAAATTGTTCAAAGATGAGCAAGAAAAGCACGCCATATATACTTCTGCACCTGTTATCCTTGTTTTCTTGTGCGTATATATAACCCTACCTTTGTCATTCCTGTGGGTTCGATACCAAGGGCCTTCTTGAGACGATATTGTTTCATTCCGTATCAACTCACGGGTGTTTAACTAGTTGGTTATAGTGATAGTCATGACCGGATATCACCGTCTTCAGACAAAGCCACCATTCAAGTGGGTGCAGAGCAGAGCAGAGCTGTCCAATTCCAAATTTAGAGGGGAAAAGTCCCTCCCATGGACCGAAGAAACATAGGTAGTATGTAGACTGAACTCTGTGTCCATGCAGTGGCGGTGGTGGACTTTGGGAGCAAGCGAGCGATCAGGAACCATACGTAGCATGCAGTTAGCTAAATAATGTGGACTTTGAAAGTAAGTCTGAATCTGAGAGAGTACTTAATTagatttttttttagaaaaaggaggatgacccccggcctctgcatctgggagatgcatgcggccactttattgattattctcgaggaccttacaaagtatcACAACAATATGTCTGAATCTGCCATCTTGGCAACATTTGCCGCTAGCTCGGCCACTACCCAGACCACTCATCTAAGCCTAACATCAAAATGATGAAGGAGTGCTAGCTGGGCCACTATCCAGaccactcacctaagcctaacatcaaaagctggaagccccagccgagccacataccgggtctggggtacaaaccggtccgacgcattcgtgtgtcgtcgccgccatcttccacaggtccgTCTTCAGAGCAAATATTGAGGCTTCTACCTTGTCTGGCCACTCAGCCATCGACGTCACCACGACACCAGACAACTtcgtcctcctgcgcgagtccatcgcCACACATCGGACGCCGAATCTCCActgcgccacgccgccgagatACGCCGCCATCAATGAGcaggatgaagcaccgctccgcCGAGTCCGGCAGGGCTGCTGAAGACCAAGCATCGTGGAAGGACTCCGAGGCTGAGCACATAGGCGGCAGAGCGCCAACGCACCGGCACCAGACGAACTCCGACCACGCCACCAACCGCCGCCAAGCAACCAAAGCATCACATCCACCCTAAGCTCACCACGAACGACACCCCCAAGAGGGTGACGACGCCCGGAGCGCCGCTGTCGCTCGATCCGGCAAGGATTTGGGCTTTCGCCCGGCATACGAGCTGGGTGGAAGGAAGAGGGGAAGGAGGCAACCTGGACGGCGCCTACAAGAAGGGTACGGCGCCCTCGGGCGTCGCCCCCGTCGTGGCCAGCACTGCTGGCCTCGGATTTCTCCGGAGCCACCTCCCACCTCCAGCCGCCAAACAGGTACAACTCCGGCGACAAAGGCCGCCCAAAGCAGGACCATCGGAGGCAGCCCTGGTTGAAGTAGATGAAGGCCttcagatctggatcgggcgccGCCGAGACGCCCGCACCATAGCCGCCACCTGCCGACGCCTCGCCGCCCCCGCGGCCGAGGAAGAACGGCCAGCACCAACGAGCACCGGTCACCGCAGACCCGGCGTCGATCCCCCAGCCGAGGCCACCGCCACGGATCCAAAGCCCCCCGAGGAAGAACGGGGCGGCCAGATCCTCGCCGCCACCTTCACCGGCAGCCGAGCGGCGAGCCGACGGCCACCTCTGGTGGCGACGAGGGAGAGGAGAGGTGGGGGAGAGGACCGGCGGCGGGCTAGGGTTACGCCGCCCGAGTCGCCCTTGCGGGAGCGACGCGGGGGCCTGTGCTCAACTTAATTAGATGGCCGATTGAAAGCGacaatgagagagaggggggtagGCTGAATGCATGCTTGCAGAATTGCAGATGCAGTGCTTCCACTTCCACTGCTATATATAGCAGATGGATTAACCGCCAATTACTGAAGTTGTGGAGTCTCAGCCAGCCACGAGATTACTGTAAACTACTTGCTGCTACCACACATATATGCATCGAAACGTGATGTTTCTCAAGGGGCCGGCCTGTCAAGCTAAAGATAGTCAAGGAAATTAAGTGATCCAAGGCATATATAAATAAGGCATGTTCCGATTTGGATTGAACTGGATTGATTCCATTCCATCCGCTATATATGCTACGGTCGATCGAGATAGTACACACGAATGGAATTGGCCGACGGCCGACTCGACCGGCGACTGATGGAGATGCATCAGCGACTACTTGCGCTGCGCAGCATCCATCCATCAACCAACAGTAACTACTGCCTGCCCCCCTCCTCCTGCCTCCATCAAAATCTCTCCAGCCAGGTCTGGTTGGCCCAGGTTTCAAGGACCCCAACCAGGTCTGGGGCCCCCCAGTCGAGCCCCAGAGCCTCACGGATAAAGCACCAAATTAATCTCTCTGCCAGGCACGAGAAGAAGATGTGTGTCCCCAACTCCGGAACAAAACAAAGGAGGCACAAACCTTCCTCAAAGTCGTGTTGCTTGATCACCTTCGACCCAAAATGGGAGGCGATCTGCAGCGGCCATCCAGGCTCCACCAAGCCAAAATGGGTAGGTCCACCACACAAGCCCTTGTGGGCCCATGCAGCCAATGAGTCCAGGAGGGGGGACGAGA
This genomic window from Aegilops tauschii subsp. strangulata cultivar AL8/78 chromosome 4, Aet v6.0, whole genome shotgun sequence contains:
- the LOC141021434 gene encoding uncharacterized protein, with protein sequence MPGCFPAVVSGRRPPRSPPSGLLNLTYDDGSTSTSVSVSPPSSASTSSPAFLDEVDPDDADAQADLSSAIASRRLSLAPPGRSNSIVDSSSPEHAAAPSCHGGTTCSEIPSQEAVRSVTLSTDAPRAEFLKSMLEMAEALGLDPRRGADRARMHDLLLWYIAINDSETLRDILGAFTELLCILNGNTTGDGDGDSTGVDPPAEATATDPKPPEEERGGQILAATFTGSRAASRRPPLVATRERRGAVEVEEAAGEGLGDDDEEESTGDEEPSDGTRSSIMADGSVDPEPASGLSNRAAGEAGGADRAKGDAGIAGRASGDAGVVGRAAGEAGVAG